The proteins below are encoded in one region of Erinaceus europaeus chromosome 15, mEriEur2.1, whole genome shotgun sequence:
- the SNN gene encoding stannin yields MSIMDHSPTTGVATVLVILIAVAALGALILGCWCYLRLQRLSQPEDEESIVGDGDTKEPFLLVQYSARGPCERKARLAGPEPHG; encoded by the coding sequence ATGTCCATCATGGACCACAGTCCCACCACTGGCGTGGCCACGGTGCTGGTCATCCTCATCGCTGTGGCAGCGCTGGGTGCACTGATCCTGGGCTGCTGGTGCTACCTGCGGCTGCAGCGCCTCAGCCAGCCCGAGGACGAGGAGAGCATCGTGGGtgacggtgacaccaaggagcccTTCCTGCTGGTGCAGTACTCCGCCCGGGGGCCCTGCGAGCGCAAGGCCAGACTGGCTGGCCCCGAGCCACACGGCTGA